CTGGTCGGGTTCGGCTTCTTCGCCGTCTCGCGCGTCGTCGGCGTGGGCGTCACGATCGGGTACGCTTTGCTCTTCGGCGCGCTCGTCTCACCGACGGACCCGGTTGCGGTCCTCGGGATCCTGAAGGCAGCGAAGGTGCCGAAGCGCCTCGAGACGCAGATCGCCGGGGAGTCTCTCCTGAACGACGGTGTCGGGGTCGTCGTCTTCGGCGCGCTCGTAGGGGTCGTCGTCGAGGGCAGGGTGGCGCACGCGGGCGACGTCGCCGTCGCGTTCGTGCGGGAGGCCATCGGCGGGGCCGCATTCGGAGCGTTCGGCGGCTACGTGACGTACCGGCTCCTTCGGAGCATCGACCACTACCAGACCGAGCTCCTCCTCACCCTCGCGCTCGTCTTCGGCGGGTATGCGCTCGCGGAACGACTTCACGTGTCGGCGCCGCTCGCGTCCGTGGTCTCGGGCCTCATCATCGGGAATGCTGGGCGCGAGCATGGGATGAGCGACGTGACGCGCGATCACCTCGACAAGTTCTGGGCGCTCGTCGACGACGTCCTCAACGCCGTCCTCTTCGTCCTCGTTGGCTTGGAGCTCACCGCGCTTCCACTCGCCGCTCCCACCCTCGGGCTCGGTGCGTTGGCGGTGATTGTCGTCCTCCTCGCGCGCTTCGTGAGCGTGGCCGTGCCCCTCACGGCGATGCGGCGTGTGGTCCAGCCGGTCCGAGGGACGATCCCGGTCCTTACGTGGGGAGGGGTGCGTGGCGGGATCTCCATCGCCCTCGCGCTCTCTCTGCCGCCGTCCGACACTCGTGACGTCGTCCTCACGGTGACCTACGTGGTGGTCGTGTTCTCGGTCCTCGTCCAGGGGCTCACGCTGGGGGCCGTCGCGAAGCGCTTCGTCCGCGGGGCGGAGCCCGCGTGAGGCCACGAATCCCCGCGTTCGCCGACTCGTGCGCGAGAATGGACGGGCTGCTATCGCCAGCCCTTGGCGCAGCCGCGCCCACACCGAAGCGGGGGGGAGGGCTCGATCCGAGCGCGGACCTCGGCCAGTCTCGACGCCATGCGCGCGTGGTCGGGGCCGCTTCGGAGGGGGTGGAGCTCCTTGGGATCGTTCTCGAGATCGTAGACGAGCGTCCTCCCTGATTCGCCGACGTAGGTCGCCTTCCAACGCCCGTCGATGAGGGACTTTCGCTCGAAGGAGAGATCGTTGGCGGGCATGTCGACGATGACGTCGCGCGGCTCGAGCTCGGCGCCGAGCACCTCGGGTACGAGGGACTTTCCGCGGTAGTCGTCGCGCGGAGGGAGACCGAGGAGGTCGAGG
The sequence above is a segment of the Myxococcales bacterium genome. Coding sequences within it:
- a CDS encoding sodium:proton antiporter, translating into MSPFQVFAVVLTLSAAFAYVNQRSVRLPPGIGIMAMSLVVSTVMILVDKAGIVALRPALADFVARAELGHTLLHGMLGALLFAGALHVDLGELRRERATVLGLSFVGTLLSTALVGFGFFAVSRVVGVGVTIGYALLFGALVSPTDPVAVLGILKAAKVPKRLETQIAGESLLNDGVGVVVFGALVGVVVEGRVAHAGDVAVAFVREAIGGAAFGAFGGYVTYRLLRSIDHYQTELLLTLALVFGGYALAERLHVSAPLASVVSGLIIGNAGREHGMSDVTRDHLDKFWALVDDVLNAVLFVLVGLELTALPLAAPTLGLGALAVIVVLLARFVSVAVPLTAMRRVVQPVRGTIPVLTWGGVRGGISIALALSLPPSDTRDVVLTVTYVVVVFSVLVQGLTLGAVAKRFVRGAEPA